A genomic region of Papaver somniferum cultivar HN1 chromosome 7, ASM357369v1, whole genome shotgun sequence contains the following coding sequences:
- the LOC113293286 gene encoding cytochrome P450 CYP82D47-like, which produces MTIRCTRSNNFNNAEVLSAGWPPEAVGALPIVGHLLQLVGSTPPLFKKLRDMSDKYGPIFMVRLGMYPTLVVSSWEICKECFTTNDRFLADRPSAASSNKHLTFAMYAFSMYGSYWREIHKISTIHLLSQRRIQLFKHIPYLETSDYIKRLHQRWMKSQSQQNSTIASTGLVKVDMTQVFRELTLNVMLKVIVGKSIFIKNKDDHEDATVGYHNKEEEQEGIKLHKTIIEFFTLAGTSVACDVLPFLGWLDVDGQKRHMKRVAKEMDLFASIWLEEHRQKKRLQTWKTATGGTNNNHDDENDFMYAMMSVLDEENGNLFFGYNRDSVIKATCLQLILAGSDSTSITLTWALSLLLSNPSALRKAQDELDNKVGKNRNVEGSDINDLVYLQAVVKETLRLYPPGPLSLAHEAIEDCNVGGYKVKAGTRLFVNLWKLHRDPRVWSNPLDFKPERFLPNFDGDGVCGEAANMDFRGQDFGYIPFGSGRRMCPGINFAIQNIHMVLARFLHAFDFTAAGGLEIDMPMEGSGLTVPKATPLEVHIIPRLPVTLYL; this is translated from the exons ATGACTATAAGGTGTACAAGAAGTAACAATTTCAACAATGCAGAAGTACTATCAGCAGGATGGCCGCCTGAAGCTGTAGGTGCATTGCCCATAGTAGGTCATCTTCTTCAGCTAGTAGGATCTACGCCACCTTTGTTCAAAAAACTTAGGGACATGTCTGACAAATACGGACCTATCTTCATGGTTCGGCTTGGTATGTACCCAACCCTGGTGGTGAGCAGTTGGGAGATATGTAAAGAATGCTTCACTACGAACGACAGGTTCCTCGCTGACCGTCCATCTGCTGCTTCTTCAAATAAGCACCTCACTTTCGCCATGTATGCTTTTTCGATGTATGGTTCTTACTGGCGGGAGATCCATAAGATCTCTACCATCCATTTACTCTCACAAAGGCGTATCCAATTGTTCAAGCATATTCCCTACTTGGAGACTTCTGACTACATAAAACGATTACATCAACGCTGGATGAAAAGCCAAAGCCAACAAAATAGTACAATAGCTTCGACAGGTTTGGTTAAAGTCGATATGACCCAAGTTTTTAGAGAGCTAACCTTGAATGTGATGTTGAAAGTAATAGTCGGAAAGTCGATTTTTATCAAGAACAAAGACGATCATGAAGACGCCACCGTAGGTTATCATAACAAGGAGGAGGAACAAGAAGGTATTAAACTCCACAAGACCATCATAGAATTCTTCACACTAGCAGGGACTTCGGTTGCATGTGATGTTCTTCCATTCCTTGGGTGGCTGGATGTCGATGGACAAAAAAGACACATGAAGAGAGTAGCCAAGGAGATGGACTTGTTTGCTTCCATATGGCTTGAAGAGCATCGACAGAAAAAGAGACTCCAAACGTGGAAAACAGCAACAGGAGGCACTAATAATAATCATGATGATGAGAACGACTTCATGTACGCAATGATGTCAGTTCTTGATGAAGAAAATGGTAATCTGTTCTTTGGTTACAATCGTGATTCTGTCATCAAAGCAACCTGTCTG CAACTTATATTAGCTGGCTCAGACAGCACATCAATTACGTTGACATGGGCACTCTCATTACTACTTAGCAATCCTAGTGCCTTAAGGAAGGCTCAAGATGAGCTTGACAACAAAGTTGGCAAGAACAGAAATGTAGAGGGGAGTGATATCAATGACCTCGTCTACCTCCAAGCAGTCGTCAAGGAAACCCTCCGGTTGTACCCTCCTGGGCCACTCTCCCTAGCTCATGAGGCTATAGAAGACTGTAATGTAGGTGGGTACAAAGTGAAAGCAGGCACCCGTCTGTTCGTCAATCTGTGGAAACTGCACCGTGATCCTCGTGTGTGGTCAAACCCATTAGACTTCAAGCCAGAGAGGTTTCTTCCAAATTTCGATGGCGATGGTGTTTGTGGTGAAGCGGCAAACATGGATTTCCGTGGTCAAGATTTTGGCTACATACCATTTGGATCAGGGCGAAGGATGTGCCCAGGGATCAACTTCGCCATCCAAAATATTCACATGGTGTTAGCTCGCTTCCTTCATGCATTCGATTTCACCGCAGCTGGAGGACTAGAAATAGACATGCCGATGGAAGGTTCGGGTTTAACAGTGCCCAAAGCAACTCCACTTGAAGTTCACATTATCCCACGGCTCCCTGTCACACTTTACTTGTAG